Genomic DNA from Antennarius striatus isolate MH-2024 chromosome 16, ASM4005453v1, whole genome shotgun sequence:
ACTGAATGGAGTCGTGCAGCTGCCCGCTAAAGCGCTGCTtccttttgtttgctttatttacCCTGGAAAGGAGAAAACACATCAGAGTCGGGCAGTGGATGAATATGATCCAACATCATCACATAAAGGACCATCTTATCTGAATGactcctgtgtgtctgtgcaacATCATTGTCTTGAGTCCCATTGCAGGGAGATTTCCAATTTCTGAGAGGTTTCCATCTCATTGAAGGGTCTGTTAAGTGAGGATGTGGGGGGGACTAAGGACTATAAGGACTCTACCATGAGCAAAACAACAGGCTGTAATACATCAAATACATCCTTTCCTTGCTCATTTAGTGCAAAATTGAATGAACAGATAACAACTTTCCATGAATAACAGGTTATGTCTAGGGTGGGTCAGATTATTGAAAGATGCAGGATCCACTAAAAGTCTGACTATTTTGTTGAGATCCATCTGACCCTTGGTGGGATTTGATCTTTTATTGCCTACCTGCTCCGTCTCACCTGTGACGgtattgttttctgtttctgcaggTACCTGGCTATTCGTTACCCACTGCGCTCCAGAGAGCTTCGGACGCCACGCAACGCAGTGGTGGCCATGCTGATCATCTGGGGTCTTTCTCTGGTGTTTGCAGGCCCTTACCTCAGCTACTATGACCTGATTGATTTCGCCAACAGCACCGTGTGCATCCCCGGCTGGGGGGAGAAGAACCGGAAGGTGCTGGACACGTGCACTTTCCTGTTCGGCTACGTCATTCCCGTGCTGATCGTGAGCCTCTCGTACACTCGGACCATCAAGTACCTGTGGACGGCCGTCGATCCCCTGGACGGCATGTCGGAGTCCAAGAGGGCCAAACGCAAAGTCACCAAAATGATCATCATCGTCACCGTGCTGTTCTGCATCTGCTGGCTGCCCTACCACCTGGTGATCCTGTGCTACCTGTACGGGGACTTTCCGTTCAACGAGACCACCTACGCCTTCAGGCTCCTGTCTCACTGCATGGCCTACGCCAACTCATGCGTCAACCCCATCGTCTACGCTCTGGTGTCCAAGCACTTTCGGAAAGGGTTCAAAAAAGTGTTCAGCTGCATCCTCAGTAAAAACGGGAGAAATAAGGTCCACGTGGTTCACGTGGCCAACACTGTACCTGGGTTTGAAGCGGGCTCCACGGAGGTGTCGCAGATGAACGAGGAGAACATGCGACAGAATGAATGCGAAATGACTAACAGGCCGAAGGTGGAGCCGAGAGAAGCCACGGTGAGCCTGAATTTACCCTTTCAGGGGCAGACTTGACAAGATAAAGAACTTTGCTGAATGTAGATAGCCTCATGTGACAAATGCTGCACCTAGCATTTCAAAATGTGAAGATTTTACGTCATGATATTCTGTGGGGGAAAAAGGTGGGCCCACAAGGAAACATGTTTCGCTGACTTTTAAATCAGAATTCTGAGAATAAAGACAGAATTCTGGTTTCCTTGTCAATATCCTtatttttgacttgtttttcctctgaatTCTGAATTTGGTCTCCAAATTTAGAATctattcttattattaatataattatattctcctggctttttctttttgtttatagAATTTTGACTTTAGTCCTGGATTTCTGACTTTAGAGTTAGAAGTGAATTGTGTCATTAATCCTTTTCTGCGATCTTGAGACAGAAGGGGGGGTGAAAAGTGTTCTCACACAAATATATTTacccacaaaaataaatatacaacacatagacaaacaggaacaaatttgttgttttttgccttTAAAACACACCTGTAAAGCTTTATATTTACTAAAACTGACAAATTGTCATTATTTACCATTTTCCAAATTTGCCTTAACCACAGTTTGCActtttttgaaatataatttttctcAAATTTGCCAAACTACATGAATTACTCTGGTTCTTTTTAAGAACAGCAAAGATTGTGATTCACGTTAGAATATGTTTCACCTTTTGAGAGAGTTCCAAAGATGTTCAATGGTTTGTGAGGCGATTGATTTGTTGAAGCCTTTGTGAGACTTGAGACGGGTTAAGAGTCCTAAAGTTTAAAAGAAGAGTATTCCCTGCAGTGTTTCAAACACCCACGATCGActtatttattttggtatttacattttacttcTATATTTAATGTGGGTTTTCACACATAACTTTAAATTGACTTCTTGCATGCAGATGCCGTTCTGTCTCGTCAAGATATTAATATTATTCTTTGTACATTGGAATCATAAAcatgttaacattaaaaaaaacctttcagagCATTGTATGCAACGGTGATATTTAATATGTTTTACTTCGTACCAGCATCTAATAAGTTCTGCTTTGGATTCTGGTATTAAATTCTCAAAATCAGGAACTCATTTGGGTAAAGAAGTTCTAAGTTTACCTGGATTCCCAATGATTGTGTTCATGGCATGTTTATCTTTGGTGTTAAATGTTATagtatttgaaatgtttatcGATGAGTGCACTAAAGTTTTCATGAATTGTGTTACTTTAAATTGTGTAGATTTTGTGTATCTAAGATTCTTTCTCCTCGGTATTCCTCCCTCTAACTGTTTTGTGTCCTACCTCAGAAAACTCTTCTCGCCTCTTGTCTGTTCACTTTGTGTGTGATGCAACAATAactaacaaacagaacagcatcCTTTGCACTGACCAGTTTCTCCTCCGCACCCTACCCCCCTGCATCTGCAGCATCAAGTATTGTCATATAGCAGAGTTTCAGCCTGTACATTTCTATACAACTCTATATTTAAATAGATAATTATCAAACCATTTTAGAACATATTGTACATGAATgtctaataaaaaataaaaaatattttctgcccTATGGTACGGCATTGTATAAGTGTTTTATCTGTTGCAGTacatttaacagaaaaaaaaaagacgatgTGTTTCATCTTTGCTCCAGAAAGCCAGCAAATATATCGGATATCAGGATATATTTCTTCCTGTATATGTTCCCTTGCTTTCAAGTCGCTAACGGCTGTTTCCCATTGCAGGATAAAATACCTAATTTATGAGCACAGCTGATCCCCCAGAGATCAACGCCTCTCTGAGGTGAGAGCAAAGCTGGAAGcaaaacaggcaaaaaaaagaaagaaagaaagaaaagaaaccttggtaaataaatgaagattCTTCCATAATGATGTTTAAACTTTTCAGCTTAGATTCTCTTTCATGTCTCATTTCTCTCTGCACGGAAGCTGAAGTGGGGAATCAATCGATAGGCTGTTATGTTGGACAAACAAGacaggtaataataataatcacgtGGGGTCACACGGAAGATGTGGTTTGATCTGACAGGTGAATCGATGACGGCAGCATCAGAGGTGTGAGATAAAGACACGTAGCTGCTGGTTTACAGCCGTTAATGAGGACGCAGCAGCGATCCACCGATCTCCCAGAAATAAAGTGACATCCGTCTTATTTATTAGGCAATGAAGTGAAGGGaaagtgtgtgagtgttcaACAAACCTGTGGCATCCAGAATTTAGATTAACTGCATGCTTTTTGGTTGTTAATGAACATggtgaaaaacattttgtgtacCATCACTAGGACTGAAGATATAACGAAATGACCTGAACATCTACAGGTAAATTCCTAAATGTGTCCTCAGGAGCGCCTGTTAAGCTGTAAGTCGCTTAACAACAGCAATGACTGTTACTGGCAGTGAGGATTTTGTTTCAGTTCTTtggtcacatgaaaatgtgaaatgctcaaacacacataTCTGATGTGTGGACTCCGTTAGGTCAGTCTGTTAAGGTGCTGAGCAGGTGTACAGACtttatgggttcaaatcccactcttCCCATCCtttttcaggctgtttcctgaaagacaaagacatataCGCGcgaaaagaaaagttttgagTGTGAATGGATCGGTAGTGTGGTGGGTTAGTTCAGTGGTCCcgaacccccgggccgcggaccggtacctaTCCGTGGGTCATTAGTTACCGAAAGAAGAAGTAATTTAAGTTATTTTCCGATTTATTaacttcaatcgagtttttaatataattatttcttacaattatttcgttgacagagatgttgattatcaacttaagaaaaaaaggttgtttattttctgttgatgtctgcattttacataaaaccactacGGATTATTTATAATTAGACTACAACCGTTTTAGCGTCATTAACGAGTATCGAGGAAATGAAGGCCTCTCCGTGAAAATGTTGTCTTGGATGAAGCCggtctgtggaaaaaaaaaagttgggggCCACTGGGTTAGTTCCAACAATGAGCCCAACCCGATCGCTACTGGTTCTGGATCAAATCTGAGTCTCACAGTAACGTGTCCGGGAGGGGGGCGTGTCCCCTCCTGGTCTCTGGGGGATATAGAATGATGGGGTTATGAATCCTCAAATCAGAAGCGGCTGATATTTCACTGCTAT
This window encodes:
- the galr2b gene encoding galanin receptor 2b, giving the protein MSDFEDFSKPGGQANSSESYQLNPTSVIVSVVFSLIFLLGTVGNSLVLAVLLRSGQVGYNTTNLFILNLSVADFFFIIFCVPFQATIYSLEGWVFGSFMCKAVHFFINLTMYASSFTLAAVSVDRYLAIRYPLRSRELRTPRNAVVAMLIIWGLSLVFAGPYLSYYDLIDFANSTVCIPGWGEKNRKVLDTCTFLFGYVIPVLIVSLSYTRTIKYLWTAVDPLDGMSESKRAKRKVTKMIIIVTVLFCICWLPYHLVILCYLYGDFPFNETTYAFRLLSHCMAYANSCVNPIVYALVSKHFRKGFKKVFSCILSKNGRNKVHVVHVANTVPGFEAGSTEVSQMNEENMRQNECEMTNRPKVEPREATVSLNLPFQGQT